Part of the Caulifigura coniformis genome, GGCCCACGACCGAACTTTAGCTTAATAGACTGGCGACACAAGTGCGCCCAGTCCGTCCTACAAGAGTCCACCGGTTAATTTTTTCTGAGGTTTTCGGCGCAATCGTCACCCGGCGAAATGGCCTGTTTTCCTATATGTCAGACAAAAGTCATCACATGAGCGTAAGCTATAGCATGCCGCGTAGGGCATTGCTCCAGAAGAAGTTAATGCACGCCGTCAAGCCGTATGGCAGAGTTGTCTGCGTTGACAGACACTTCACCACGGATCAACACCTATGAAAGCCGTACCACCCCGCCGGTTCTACGTCGAAACGCTCACGCCGATTTTCGACTTCCACAAAGTGCCAAAACGAATTCGACCGGCACTTATCCGGTTCTACTGCGAGGTCCGGCCGCTCACGCCGGCGCTGGAGCGGTTCAGCCGCCTGCGGGGATGGAATCGCCTGTTTCGCGAATGCAACATCGCAGCAAACGCCGGATGGCTGGCTCTTCGCGCGAGGTGCGCGTAATGACCGACGAACAATTGAACGACTCGCGCGACTTCGACGGCCTTTACGTTCGCCACTCTGACCGGGCTCGCACATTCGTGCGCCGGTTCATTGGGAAACGGTTCGAGCACTTGAATGAGGAGATTGTGCAGTCGATCTTTCAGCGGCTGCGCGATCAGCCGTTCGCTCCTGGAATCGCTTTCTTGCCGCACTTCTATGCTCTGTCGCTAGAGTTGATTGCTGAGTCAGCACATTTGGCGACCGATAGCCGGTGACCTCTTGCATTCGGGTTCACTGCGACCTATGCTTCTGAATCGCTGGTGCACATGCACCAGCCTGTCTTCCTGAGAAGCGTTTACGACGCCTTGGGAGGCAGGCGAGAACTACTAATCCCATACAAACACTATCAACAGGGCCTCATATAGTATTCCCAGAAGCGATTGACATGCATGAGGTCACAGGTTCGAGTCCTGTCAGGCGCACATCCGAAACCCGTAAGTGGCAATCACTTACGGGTTTTTTCGTACCCTGAGCTTTGTAGCCCTTTTTAGCTTTCTGAATCTGTACCCCTTTTTTGAGAAACCGGGGGTACAGTCCGCTTCACCTTCTATTGCGGGATGATAACGGCCAGCCGTTGCCAAGTCGCTTCAGGCCCGAATTCGATCAGTGATTGCAGTATCTGCTGACGCTGCTTCTCGTTGTCCGCTTGCTCGCCAAGCTCGCTGACCATGTGGGCAATCAGCCGCTCAAGCTCTGTCTTTTCGATGTTTGATTTGACCCTTTTCAGCGTCTCTTCAAAGCCGTTCTTTGCCAATGACTGAAGCATGATCGAACGGGTTTCGGGAGTGTCGATTGCCGTCTGATCCGTTGCGGACAGCAGCCCCATTTGGTCAAGTTGAGCCGTGGAGCGGTGCCACTCTTCGGCGGCAACTGCGTCTAACCAGTCCGGGCAAATGGGTTGATTCTGGCTCGCCTTTGGTTCAGCCAGCTTGCGTCGTCTTTTGTGCATGTCGCCCCGTAGTTTGTTGATCTGCTTTGGTTTAGGTATTCGTCCCTGCATTCCGTATCTAGATGTCCAACACGCCGAATCAGCTAACGATTGGTGGTGGAACCACAAACGTGTGGGATGTGTTCCTTGGCTCGCCGAGCGATGCACTCCCGCTGAAAAAGGCACTCTCGGACGCCATCACCGAAATGAACGGTGCGTTGCCGAGCAAGCTGCTTCAGTTGAAACCGATCAACTACGAAATTGCCGTCACGGCTCAAGTCGGAACCCCCGGACAACGTTGGATCAACGAAGAGCGAGTTCAGTCCGCACAAATCCTGTTCGCAGTGTTCAATCGCAATCTTGGAACACCGGTCGACGACGCTGTCAGCGGAACTGTGAGCGAGATTCAAACATTCGTTGCCAACGACAACGGAATGAACGCCGTCATCTTCTTTAAGCAGGGAAGCGACAAGACGACCGAGCTTGCAGATTGGCAGAACGACATCGGCGGCCGGTGCATCTACGTCCCATTCAGGACTGCCGATCAACTTAAGAACTTGGTGAAGCACCAGTTATTTCACCGGATCTTCGCAGCGATGCACAACAAGGCGGATGACAGTGAAATTGTCCGAAAGGCGATGAATGAAGCCAGCATGTGGCAGACAGCACACCAAGGGATGAAGGAACAATCGGAGAAGTGGGAGGTTGCTTTCGCTATCACGCTATTCATTTCAATCTTTGCCGTGATCGGATTGATCGTATGGTCTATCTACCTGTGGAACAGTCGGTTCGGTTGGCAATTGGAACACAACAAGGTCAAGCAGCAATTGACGAAGGAAGTCAAAGCGGAACGAGACAAGTATTTCGCAGCTAATTACCAAGCGACGGTGGCGAAGAGTGAACTGAATAGGTCCAAGAAACCGTGGACAGCCGAAGAGTTCGCCGCCGCAATCGGGTTCTTTCGATTTAAGCCAACAGAAGAGATTATCTACATAAAGACGCCGGAAGGTGAGCTTGGTCTGAACACGCCTGAAGCCGACATCTCAATTTCCATCGACAAAGTTGCTCCGATAATGCGATTCAACGTCGCAATCAAACCGGTCGAGCCGGGATCGGATGGGAAGCTCCATCCTTCGTCTGCCTCCCTACTGGTCTCGAATGAGGACGGACGCCCTTTCGTAATCGACATGACATTTGACGATGTCTTCAAACCTAAAACTGACAAAATCACGTCTCAGCTAGAGGCGGTATTGTCGCACATGACGTCGCCAGCCTACGTCAATGCGATCCAGCGGCGGCTGGATCAGTTCAAACGTGCAGACGACTCCTCATTCTTGAAGTAGGTCGTGCCGAACTTGCAGAGATGCTGGTTCGCGTCACCTCATTGAAGGGCCTCAAGCGTTGGCGTAACCGTTCAAAAGAATCCCTGTCCTCCCATGCCCCCCATCCCTCCGCGCGATTTCCGAAACTCGGCCTCTGGAAACCGGGCCGCCAGCTGATCGAGAACATCCGCCGAGAGCGGCCTCTCGAGGTGGATGAGCACCCCGCGAGGTTCACCTCCCGGGGCAAAAAGCAGTCGGCGTCCTTCCGAGTCCCGCCACAATTGAACGTGCGTCCTTGGAATCTTCAGCCAGGTTCGGAACCTGCCGAGTGGTGAAGAATCCAACGGGTCGATCCTGGCTTCCGCGGCAACTTCCAGATGCTGGACCGCTGCGATCCAGGTTTCCCGTCGCTGGCGCTCAACCGTCGTCCAGACAAGCAGCCACAGCCCCGTGGCCGCAATAGCCAGGGCCCCGGCGATGATGGCGAGCCGGTGCAGGCGGCGTTTCGGACCTGGCGAACGGAAACTCATTCGGGGACACGGGTCAGTACATATGTGGGAGCCGGCCAGCGACGGACGCCGACATACTCCAGCGTCAGCGTCTTCTCCGTGATCGACACGATCCTGAACGCATCGGGAGGTGGCGGCGCGGGCGCGCCCGACCAGTTCTCCTGTGCCCACTGGAGGAATTGCCCTGGCAGTGTGGAGGCGGTCATCACGCGATCCGGCCGGATGACGATCGAGTCGCGTTCGACGGTCCAGAAATTCCGGGTCTTGCCGGCGATTCCGGAGTCCTCGATCACCACGCCGTCGCGACCAAAGTCGAAGGTCACGACATGCGGCCAGGGAAAGGTCTGCGGGGCCGTCTGCCAGCGACCGACGAGGCGCGGATCGACCTGGGAACTGCTCCAGAACACCGTTGCGACGGCAGCGCCGAGGAACACCGCCACCGGCCATCGCCAGCGTTTCGGAGCCGACGGAGTGTCGATCATGGGATCGTTCCTCAACCGGACAGTCACTTCACTGGCATGACGGGGGGAATCTTCCAGCTGCCATCAATGATCGATGGCGGCGTCTCCTTCGGCAAGGAAGGAAAGACGACGCATGAAACTTCCTCCGTCATGAACGTGGATTCATCGAAATGGCCGTTGTGCCGGTCATCGCTCAGCGGTGTGCCGACGCCCAAGTCTCCCGACGAGCGTCGCAGGTCAGCAACAAAAAGGGGCCGGGCCGCGTCCGTGACGAACGGTCATTTCATGGAATGACGCTCGAAGAATTCCCACATCAGGTCGTTCGCGGAGATGTCCAGCGTCGACTTGCCGAGGGTGGGAAGCAGCGATTTCTGGCCTGGCCAGGTATGGCCTCCGTTCTGAACCGCGTAGAGGACGACCTCCGCGGCGTCATTGCCCGGCGGGTACTGCGTCCTGCGGACCGTCGTTCCGTCGCTCCTGTCGCGATCCGGAAGGTCGGAGACGACCGGCTTCGCTGCACAACCGTTGACGATCCTCCAGTACTCGATCGAATCGCTCACCGATTTCAGTGGCTGAAGCGCGCCCGAGTTCCTGCCGTTGTATTGCACCACGTTGTCGGCCGTGCCGTGGAAATGCAGCACCGACACCGGCCGTCCTGGCCGGGCGGTGGGAATGGCCATCGTTCCGGCCACGGGCGCAATGGCTGCGATGCGATCCGAGAGTTCCGCGGCCAGGCGATAACACATCATCCCGCCATTCGACATGCCGGCGGCGAAGACCCGCTTCTGGTCGACGTTCAGGACCGCTCCCAGGTCGTCGAGCAACAGGCGGATGAACTTCACGTCGTCGGGATTCTCGCGCACGATCTGCGACGAACGCTGGCCGGCGTTCCAGTACAGGAACGGGTCCGATCCGGTCCCGTTGGGATAAACGGCAATGAACCCGGCCTGATCGGACTTGGCGTTCATCCCGGTCACCGCGATGGTGATCAGCCCGTTTGTTCTCGCTCCATGCAGGACAAGCACCACCGGCGTCGCGCGCTCCCGCGAATACGCTTCGGGAACGTGAACAAGATACGACCGCTCCCGGCCGTCGACGGAGAGTTTGCGCGCATGGTCACCCGGGCCGAGCGGCGCGGCGACGAGCGCTCCGAGGAGGACGGCGATGGGCAGTGACGTCATGCGGAAACTCGCGTGCTTTCAGGGAGCACGAATTCTAGCGGGGAACCGCTCAGATGGCCTGATGGGGGAATCTGTTTCGTTCCCCGGCTGAGCCGCACTCCTGCAGTGCCGCGCAACCGCTCCCGTTGGGTGGAGGCGCCATGCAAACGAACACACCCACCCCGACACACCCAAGTCCCTCGCACACAGGCGATGCGCGCAGCGTTCCGACGCAACGACCGTCTGGCAAAGACGGCGCAGCACCTGCGCCGATTCGCCAGCGGAGGAACGGCATCGATACCACACCGCCCCCCGGCCCTGTACTTCTTGCTCGGTTGCCAGCCTTGGTGGGCGACTTGACCGTGAACTTCCCCGTGGCGGCCGCTATTCTGAAGCCGGATTCGGTCGCCGCTCCATCGGAATCCGCCCGCCCCCCGCCCCTGCCCTCCCGACCCGGGAAACTCCGGCATGACTCGCATTTGCGTCGCGGTGTTGCTGCTGGCCACTTGCGCTCCCACTCTCTTGTGGGCGGAAGAAACTCCGGACGAGTTCTTCGAGCGGAAGATCCGGCCGGTCCTCGTTCAACATTGCTATCGCTGCCATTCTGCTGATGGAGATTCGCTCAAGGCGAACCTGTTTCTCGATTCACGCGACGGCATGCGTCGTGGCGGCGATTCCGGTCCGGCCGTTGTTCCAGGCGATCTCAAGAAGAGCCTGCTGATTGATGCGCTGCGGTATGAATCGATCGAGATGCCTCCCTCGGGAAAGCTCCCTGAGAATGTGATTGCCGACTTCGTGACGTGGGTCGAGATGGGAGCGCCCGATCCGCGGAAGGACGGGCCGGCGGCCGCCGCCATGCCAGTCACGGCGTCCACGATCGACTGGACCACGGCACGGGAGTTCTGGTCGTTCCGGAAGCCGGAAGCACATCCCCAGCCCAGGGTGTCCGCCCCGGACTGGGTCTCGCGTCCGCTGGATGGATTCATCCTCGAGAAACTCGATCGGGCCGGTCTGAAACCGGCCGAAGAGGCCGACCGGCGGATGCTCATCCGCCGCGTGACATTCGACCTGACTGGTCTTTCGCCGACTCCCGCGGACGTTGACGCATTTGTGGCCGATGACTCGCCTGAGGCGTACGAGAACGTCGTCGACCGGCTGCTGGCGGCGCCGCAGTACGGCGAGCGTTGGGCCCGGCTGTGGCTCGACATCGCCCGCTACGCCGAAGACCAGGCGCATATCGTCGGCTCCAACCGCGAACTCTGTTATCCGAACGCGTATCGCTACCGGGACTGGGTGATCGCCGCCCTGAACAGCGACCTCCCCTATGACGAGTTCATCCGCCGCCAACTGGCGGCCGACCTGATCGCGCCCGACGATCAGGAAAGCCACGTCGCCCTCGGGTTCATCGGCCTCGGACCGAAATACTATCGCCGCGGCTCACCTGAGGTGATGGCTGAGGAATGGGAGGACCGTGTCGATACCGTGACCCGCGGATTGCTCGGTCTGACGGTTGCCTGCGCCCGCTGTCACCACCACAAGTACGACCCCATTCCAACGGAAGACTACTACGCGCTCGCGGGCGTCTTCGCGAGCACGGAGATGTTCAACAGGCCGCTGACTGAGGCCGCGGAAACGACCAAGGGAGGACAGTCGAAAAAGGCGGACGAGGCGCTGCATATCGTGCGCGACCTCAAGCCTCATGATATCGAGGTGATGATCCGCGGCGACGTGTCGAAGAAGGGGCCGAAAGTCGAACGGCACTTCCTGACCGCGCTCAGCAACGACGTCCCCTCCCCGCTTCAGAACGGAAGCGGCCGGCTCGATCTCGCGAAGGCGATCGCCAGTCGTGAAAACCCGCTGACGGCGCGGGTGATCGTGAACCGGGTCTGGGCTCAGTTCTTCAAGACGGTCCTGGTGAAAACGATGAGTAATTTCGGCGCCCTTGGCGATGCGCCGACGCACCCCGAGCTTCTGGACGACATCGCTGTCCGGTTTATGGACAACGGCTGGTCTTTGAAATGGCTGGTGCGCGAGATCGCGCTCTCTTCGACGTATCGCCAGTCGAGCCACGCCGCCCCGGAAAGCCTCCAAGCCGATCCGGAAAACCGGCTCCTGAGCCGGATGCCGCGTCGGCGACTCAGCGTGGAAGCGTGGCGGGACGCCGTGATGGCGGCCTCGGGGGAACTCGACCCGAGCGTGTACGGCGTTTCGATCGATCCGATGAACGTCGAGGCGCGCCGTCGCACGGTATATGCCGAGATCAGTCGTCTGGAACTGAATAAGCTCCTGGCCCTGTTCGACTTCCCCGATCCGAACACGCACAACCCGCAACGCAACGCGACGACCACGCCGCTTCAGAAGCTCTTCGTGTTGAACAATCCGTTCATGCTCCGGCATGCGGAGAAGCTTCGCGACCGGGTCGCCGTTCAGGCCGGCGACGACGCCCCGTTGAGGGTGGTGCTCGCTTATCGCCTGGTCTTCGGCCGGATGCCGACGGCCGACGAACAGCAGCTCGCATCCGAGTTTCTCGGCGACATGCCGAGCGCGGAACGCTGGACGGAATACACCCATGCCCTGCTCGCATCGAACGAATTCCTGATCCTCGACTGACCTCGACCGCTGGAATCGCCATGACGTTTCCGCTTCCTGCTGCTGTTTCCCGTCGACAGGCCCTTCGCCAGGCCGGCGCCGGCTTCGGAATGCTCGGGCTCACTGGAGCGCTCAGCGCGGCCGGGATGCTTCAGGCCGCGACGGGACCGGCGTCCGGTTCATCGGTGGCGGCCGCGTTCCCGAATCACGCGCCTCGTGCCAAACGCGTGATCTTCCTGTTCATGAACGGCGCGCCGTCGCATGTCGACACCTTCGACCCCAAGCCGGCGCTCGCCAGATACGAAGGGCAGCAACCCGAAGGGATCAAGTCGAAGGGAAGCGGCTTCATGCCGTCACCGTTCACGTTCGCGCCTTATGGCGACAGCGGCGTCGTGATGTCCGAACTTTTCCCGAATCTGGCCCAGCACGCGGATGACGTCTGCGTGATCCGGTCGATGCACACAGACGTTCCCAATCATGAGCCTGGACTACTGCTGATGAACTGCGGCCATCAGCAGCCCGTACGGCCATGCCTCGGGTCGTGGGCGTCGTATGGCCTGGGAAGCGAAAACCGGAATCTTCCGGGTTTTGTCGTGCTGACGCCCGGGATGCCGGTCGTCGGTCCGCAGCTCTGGTCGAATTCTTTCCTCCCTGGCCAGCACCAGGCGACTTCGGTCAATACATCGGACCTCGACATCGAACGCCTGGTGGCCAACATCCGGCATCCTTCGCTGAGCCGCCCGGAGCAGCGGCGCCAACTCAACCTCGTGCTCGAAATCAATCGCCGGCACCTGCGCGAGCGGGAGAACGACGCCGTGCTGGAGGAGCAGATTCGCGCCATGGAGCTGGCGTTCGAAATGCAGCGTGAGGCCGCCGAGGCGTTCGACGTCTCCCGGGAACCGAAGCATGTGCGCGAGCTCTATGGACCGAGCGATTTCGGCCAGGGTTGCCTGCTTGCCCGGCGGCTGGCGGAGCGTGGCGTGCGGTTCATCCAGGTCTACTACGTCACGAAGAAGAACAAGCAGCCCTGGGACACGCATTCCAACAACAACGCCGGGCACCGGACGCTTTGTGCCGACAGCGACCGCGCGACGGCGGCGCTGCTCTCCGACCTTCAGGCTCGCGGGCTGCTCGAAGACACGCTCGTCGTCTGGGGGGGCGAATTCGGGCGGACTCCCTATTCGCAAATGGACCTGTCCAAGATGGATGCCGCGAAGGCCGGCCGCGACCACCACAACACCGGCTTCAGCATGCTCCTGGCTGGCGGCGGGGTGAAGGGGGGCTACACGCACGGAGCCACGGACGAGCTGGGGATGCACGCCACGGAAAAACGCGTTCACGTGCACGACCTGCACGCGACGATCCTGCACCTGATGGGGATCGACCACGAAAAGCTCACCTACCACTACTCGGGACGCGATTTCCGGCTGACGGATGTGCACGGCACGGTCGTCCACGACATCATCGCCTGAAAGGCCAGGGAACGCCGGGGCCCTGCCCCTGCGGGCGTTGTACTGCCGAAGCTGATCTTGCCCTGTTCGGCGATCTCGGCGATTCTTTCGACCTTCCCCATTCACCTTTTCGCCGTCGGTCCGGTTCCCATCTTGCCGGCGGCCTCCCCTCCGCGCCATGTCTTTTCGCACGTCGAGTGTGCGATTCGCCCGGCCGGCGATCCTGATCGCCGTGCTGTTGAACGGCTGCGCAGCGATGGGCCCCCGGCTTGGCTTCGCTCCTCCCGCGGCCAACCCGTTGTACGTCGCGAGTCACAACGAGAACGCCGTGTGGGAAGCGACGGTCGACGTCCTCCACGAGTTCCACTTTGACATCGCCCGCGAGAACAGGCTGTCACACGTCATCGAGACGGCGTATCTGACAGGCTCCGGCGTCCTTGAGCCGTGGCACTCCGATTCGGTCGGACTCGAAAACCGGCTCGAGAGCACGCTGCAATCGATCCGTCGACGGGTCATCGTCAACGTGATTCCCGATGAACGGGGACAGGGCTTCCTTGTTTCGGTCGAGGCGTTCAAAGAACTGGAAGATCTCGACGGGCTGGCGGCGAATTCCGCGGGCGCTTCGACGTTCAATGAAAACGAGCCCCTGCGTCGCGACCTCAATCCCGTCGTCGGCCAGACAGCGGCTTCGGGCTGGCTACCGCAGGGACGCGACCTGGCGTTGGAATCAGCGATCCTGACGCGGATGCAGCAGGTCTACACGTCGCGCTGAGGCCGAACGCCACGATTACATTCGTTCGCATACCGGGATGCCGAGGAGCTCCAGTCCCTGGCGGATGATGCGACCGGTGAGGTCGACGAGCTTGAGCCGGCTGGCCCGCAGTTTCGCGTCCGGTTCCTTCATCACCGGGCAGGCGTCGTAGAACGAACTGAAGCCATTCGCGAGGTCGAAGAGGTAGCTCGTCAGCAGGTTCGGGCGATAGTCGTTGACCATCGCGGCGATCGCCTCGGGGAAGCGTGCGATGTGCAGTCCCAGATGGCGTTCCGCTGGAAGTGTCAGCACCAGTTCGGCGTCGCCAACAGCCGTTCCGGCCGCTTCGGCGCGGCGGAGGATGCCGCGCGTCCGAGCGTAGGCATACTGCATGTACGTGGCGGTATCGCCGGTCTTGGCGAGCATCTTCGACCAGCTGAAGATGTAATCGCTTTCCCGGTTGTGGTGCAGATCAGCGTACTTGATTCCGCCGAGTCCGACGGCCTCCGCCACCGCTGCCCGGGTGGCCTCGTCGAGTTCCGGGGCCGGCTGCTCGTTGTCGTCGCGCTTCGCGTCGTCATTCTCGTCGACGATCTTGCGGGCCTCGCGGATCGCCTCGTCGAGAAGGCTTTCCAGGCCGACAGTGTCGCCGGCGCGGGTCTTGAACGGCTTGCCGTCTTCGCCCATCACCGTGCCAAACTTCACGTGGCGCAGATCAACAGCCGTGTTGCCGAGGAGACGCGTCGTTTCGAACAGCATCTCGAAATGGTCGCTCTGGCGGTCGTCGACGACATAGAGAATGGCGTCGGCCTGGAATTGCCGCAGGCGGTAGTTGATCGTCGCCAGGTCGGTCGTGGCGTAGGTGAACGCGCCGTCCGCCTTCTGGACGATGAACGGCGCGGCCCTGCCGTCGAGAAACACGCACTGGGCGCCGTCGCTCTCCCGGGCAAGCCCTTTGGCCTTCAGGTCTTTGACGACTTCTTCGAGGAATGGATCGTAAAAGCTCTCGCCGAGGACCTTATCGAAGCGG contains:
- a CDS encoding extracellular catalytic domain type 1 short-chain-length polyhydroxyalkanoate depolymerase — protein: MTSLPIAVLLGALVAAPLGPGDHARKLSVDGRERSYLVHVPEAYSRERATPVVLVLHGARTNGLITIAVTGMNAKSDQAGFIAVYPNGTGSDPFLYWNAGQRSSQIVRENPDDVKFIRLLLDDLGAVLNVDQKRVFAAGMSNGGMMCYRLAAELSDRIAAIAPVAGTMAIPTARPGRPVSVLHFHGTADNVVQYNGRNSGALQPLKSVSDSIEYWRIVNGCAAKPVVSDLPDRDRSDGTTVRRTQYPPGNDAAEVVLYAVQNGGHTWPGQKSLLPTLGKSTLDISANDLMWEFFERHSMK
- a CDS encoding PSD1 and planctomycete cytochrome C domain-containing protein, with the translated sequence MTRICVAVLLLATCAPTLLWAEETPDEFFERKIRPVLVQHCYRCHSADGDSLKANLFLDSRDGMRRGGDSGPAVVPGDLKKSLLIDALRYESIEMPPSGKLPENVIADFVTWVEMGAPDPRKDGPAAAAMPVTASTIDWTTAREFWSFRKPEAHPQPRVSAPDWVSRPLDGFILEKLDRAGLKPAEEADRRMLIRRVTFDLTGLSPTPADVDAFVADDSPEAYENVVDRLLAAPQYGERWARLWLDIARYAEDQAHIVGSNRELCYPNAYRYRDWVIAALNSDLPYDEFIRRQLAADLIAPDDQESHVALGFIGLGPKYYRRGSPEVMAEEWEDRVDTVTRGLLGLTVACARCHHHKYDPIPTEDYYALAGVFASTEMFNRPLTEAAETTKGGQSKKADEALHIVRDLKPHDIEVMIRGDVSKKGPKVERHFLTALSNDVPSPLQNGSGRLDLAKAIASRENPLTARVIVNRVWAQFFKTVLVKTMSNFGALGDAPTHPELLDDIAVRFMDNGWSLKWLVREIALSSTYRQSSHAAPESLQADPENRLLSRMPRRRLSVEAWRDAVMAASGELDPSVYGVSIDPMNVEARRRTVYAEISRLELNKLLALFDFPDPNTHNPQRNATTTPLQKLFVLNNPFMLRHAEKLRDRVAVQAGDDAPLRVVLAYRLVFGRMPTADEQQLASEFLGDMPSAERWTEYTHALLASNEFLILD
- a CDS encoding DUF1501 domain-containing protein, with amino-acid sequence MTFPLPAAVSRRQALRQAGAGFGMLGLTGALSAAGMLQAATGPASGSSVAAAFPNHAPRAKRVIFLFMNGAPSHVDTFDPKPALARYEGQQPEGIKSKGSGFMPSPFTFAPYGDSGVVMSELFPNLAQHADDVCVIRSMHTDVPNHEPGLLLMNCGHQQPVRPCLGSWASYGLGSENRNLPGFVVLTPGMPVVGPQLWSNSFLPGQHQATSVNTSDLDIERLVANIRHPSLSRPEQRRQLNLVLEINRRHLRERENDAVLEEQIRAMELAFEMQREAAEAFDVSREPKHVRELYGPSDFGQGCLLARRLAERGVRFIQVYYVTKKNKQPWDTHSNNNAGHRTLCADSDRATAALLSDLQARGLLEDTLVVWGGEFGRTPYSQMDLSKMDAAKAGRDHHNTGFSMLLAGGGVKGGYTHGATDELGMHATEKRVHVHDLHATILHLMGIDHEKLTYHYSGRDFRLTDVHGTVVHDIIA
- the argS gene encoding arginine--tRNA ligase; protein product: MNILAELQSRFARVLTDYTTPDQVAQFAAMVRPAQDARFGDYQANCAMPLAKQAGMNPRDLATQIIGKLDLSDLCHPAEIAGPGFINLKVRDDVLQAIVNKVDGDPRLGVETVPTPRSIIVDFSGPNVAKPMHVGHLRSTVIGAAIDRTLRFLGHNVVSDNHLGDWGTQFGMILYGYKNFLDQAAYQKNAVDELARLYRLVNTVSDYLTAKASLPRLAADLNSAKDRVAAAEAENAKDKAAQAALKKLRTEVTVATDDLKSAEKKVAAGDADPVIRDLAEKHSNIARAARDETAKLHAGDSENRKLWNEFLPACITALNKIYDRLGVRFDKVLGESFYDPFLEEVVKDLKAKGLARESDGAQCVFLDGRAAPFIVQKADGAFTYATTDLATINYRLRQFQADAILYVVDDRQSDHFEMLFETTRLLGNTAVDLRHVKFGTVMGEDGKPFKTRAGDTVGLESLLDEAIREARKIVDENDDAKRDDNEQPAPELDEATRAAVAEAVGLGGIKYADLHHNRESDYIFSWSKMLAKTGDTATYMQYAYARTRGILRRAEAAGTAVGDAELVLTLPAERHLGLHIARFPEAIAAMVNDYRPNLLTSYLFDLANGFSSFYDACPVMKEPDAKLRASRLKLVDLTGRIIRQGLELLGIPVCERM